A region of Moorena producens PAL-8-15-08-1 DNA encodes the following proteins:
- a CDS encoding SDR family oxidoreductase yields MSKTILITGASSGIGKATAKLFQEKGWKVVATMRTPEKETELTTLDNVLVTRLDVLDQDSITKAIQLGIEKFGKIDVLVNNAGYGAFGILEATPREKITRQFDVNVIGLLDVSKAIIPHFRQNKDGILINISSIGGKMTFPLFSLYNGTKFAVEGISEGLSFELEAIGCKVKIVEPGVINTDFAGRSLDMNNDESLTEYQELIGKLFNSMESLAEQASEPIVVANVIYEAATDGTDKLRYTAGEDARMMVANRKELDDKTFIQGIKEQFGI; encoded by the coding sequence ATGAGTAAGACAATTTTAATTACAGGAGCAAGCAGCGGTATTGGAAAAGCAACTGCAAAATTGTTCCAGGAAAAGGGTTGGAAGGTGGTTGCGACCATGAGAACTCCAGAAAAGGAAACAGAACTAACTACCCTTGATAATGTCTTAGTGACAAGACTAGATGTTTTAGACCAAGATTCAATTACAAAAGCCATTCAGCTAGGTATTGAAAAGTTCGGCAAAATAGATGTTTTGGTAAATAATGCCGGTTATGGTGCTTTTGGTATTTTAGAAGCAACTCCCAGGGAAAAGATAACAAGACAATTTGATGTTAATGTTATTGGTCTCTTGGATGTAAGCAAAGCAATTATTCCCCATTTCAGACAAAATAAAGATGGTATATTAATTAATATTTCATCGATTGGTGGCAAAATGACATTTCCATTATTTTCATTATATAACGGAACTAAATTTGCTGTTGAGGGGATTTCCGAAGGTCTGAGTTTTGAACTGGAAGCAATTGGCTGCAAAGTTAAAATTGTTGAACCAGGAGTGATTAACACGGATTTTGCTGGTCGATCCCTTGATATGAACAACGATGAAAGTTTAACTGAGTATCAAGAATTAATTGGTAAGCTGTTCAATTCGATGGAATCTTTGGCTGAGCAGGCTTCTGAGCCTATTGTTGTCGCTAACGTGATTTATGAAGCAGCAACAGACGGCACTGATAAATTGCGATATACTGCTGGCGAAGATGCCAGGATGATGGTAGCTAATCGAAAAGAATTGGATGATAAGACCTTTATCCAAGGTATTAAAGAGCAATTTGGCATCTAG
- a CDS encoding 2Fe-2S iron-sulfur cluster-binding protein, producing MALPSGCRMGACGACKQKLLKGKVEYDEEPDALKEDERNEGMILTCVAHPVGQVVVSA from the coding sequence GTGGCATTACCCAGCGGTTGCCGCATGGGAGCCTGTGGTGCTTGTAAGCAAAAGCTTCTAAAAGGGAAAGTAGAGTATGACGAGGAACCTGATGCTCTCAAAGAGGATGAACGGAACGAAGGCATGATTTTGACTTGTGTGGCTCATCCTGTAGGACAAGTAGTAGTTAGCGCGTGA
- a CDS encoding XisI protein, which translates to MDTRLNYQDIIKKVLMEHADYRASLPDSYDSKVLFDDQRGHYLVLDIGWNDDHYLHATPIHLDLISDKIWIQYDDTEEGIATDLLEAGIPANDIVLGFRHPQVRHYTGFAVS; encoded by the coding sequence ATGGATACCAGATTAAACTACCAAGACATAATCAAAAAAGTATTAATGGAACACGCTGACTATCGTGCTTCCCTACCTGACAGCTATGACTCTAAAGTGCTTTTCGATGATCAGCGAGGACACTATTTAGTATTAGACATCGGTTGGAATGATGACCATTACCTACACGCTACACCAATTCACCTAGATTTAATTAGTGACAAAATCTGGATTCAATACGATGATACGGAAGAGGGGATTGCTACCGATTTACTGGAAGCAGGTATTCCCGCAAACGATATTGTACTTGGTTTCCGCCATCCTCAAGTACGGCACTATACAGGTTTTGCGGTGAGCTAA
- a CDS encoding helix-turn-helix domain-containing protein yields MIKNQRQYDYSQELVRQFESDLSVYDAQDEELKKNDCWWKIKRDSLQSHLNALKAEVAEYETLINHDVRTPIVLKLDDIKNLPQLIIKARLAANISQKQLADIAGLTEEKIIEYEDKDYQTASLIDFLFVLDALDIKLQKGEFLVPIDTLRITPITAG; encoded by the coding sequence ATGATTAAAAATCAAAGACAGTATGACTACAGCCAAGAATTAGTTCGTCAATTTGAATCTGACTTATCTGTTTATGACGCTCAAGATGAAGAACTCAAAAAAAATGATTGTTGGTGGAAGATTAAGCGCGATTCATTACAAAGTCATCTTAATGCTTTAAAAGCCGAAGTTGCTGAATACGAAACCCTCATTAACCATGACGTTCGTACTCCAATTGTTTTGAAGCTTGATGATATTAAAAATTTACCACAACTTATTATCAAAGCTCGACTAGCTGCTAATATAAGCCAAAAACAACTGGCGGATATCGCTGGTTTAACCGAGGAAAAAATCATAGAATATGAAGATAAAGACTACCAAACAGCGAGCCTTATAGATTTTTTGTTTGTCCTTGATGCCCTGGATATTAAGCTCCAAAAAGGTGAGTTTTTAGTTCCTATAGATACTCTCAGAATAACCCCAATCACCGCAGGATAA
- a CDS encoding FHA domain-containing protein encodes MTRNMLKTIVINSQTNQLQEKTLKPGTQIQGEYLIGRHPSCDLVLDSPVVSRVHARILCQGGQYYFADLGSTDGSRINNEEMDVNQNWLLREEDIIRIGDFVLLVKTLQQYDYKQQQNLVVDGNSTGMKQWTKGKITVRCVQIIDQTHDVKTFRFVANPPMLFSYKPGQFVTLDLEIDGKPVKRSYSISSAPSRPYTLEITVKRVPAPADTPDVPAGLVSNWLHDNIKVGSEVRLNGPMGKFTCADHSANKLLLISAGSGITPMMSMSEWLCDIGADVDVFFIHSARSPKDIIFRQKLELMAALHPNFKAAITTTRPELDQAWWGYTGRLNQAMVQQMAPDFRDRIVYVCGPNPFMAGVKAMLAGLDFPMENYYQESFGGKKLSKKTATATTAEAVTGEGRPKLQLVKSPSTSHEPTVVFAKSGKEVTCDAEDVILDVAEQ; translated from the coding sequence GTGACACGAAACATGCTGAAAACTATAGTTATCAACTCTCAAACCAACCAGTTACAGGAAAAAACCCTGAAACCGGGAACTCAGATTCAAGGTGAGTATCTGATTGGTCGTCACCCGAGTTGTGACCTAGTTCTGGATAGTCCTGTAGTGAGTCGTGTACATGCCAGAATCCTATGCCAAGGGGGACAGTATTACTTTGCTGACCTTGGTAGCACCGATGGCTCTCGGATCAATAATGAGGAGATGGATGTTAACCAGAACTGGCTGCTGAGGGAAGAGGATATTATCCGCATCGGTGACTTTGTGCTGCTGGTCAAAACACTACAGCAGTATGATTATAAGCAGCAACAAAACCTAGTGGTAGATGGCAATAGCACTGGGATGAAGCAGTGGACTAAGGGTAAGATTACTGTCCGCTGTGTGCAAATCATTGATCAGACCCATGATGTCAAGACCTTTCGCTTTGTCGCCAACCCGCCAATGTTGTTCAGCTACAAGCCAGGTCAGTTTGTCACTCTGGATTTGGAGATTGATGGCAAACCAGTGAAGCGTTCCTACTCTATCTCTTCGGCACCCTCACGTCCTTATACTTTGGAAATTACCGTCAAGCGAGTGCCAGCACCAGCCGATACTCCTGATGTTCCAGCGGGTTTGGTGTCTAACTGGTTGCACGACAACATCAAAGTCGGGTCCGAGGTGAGATTAAATGGCCCAATGGGGAAATTTACCTGTGCTGACCATTCTGCTAATAAACTGTTGTTGATTTCAGCAGGTAGCGGGATTACTCCGATGATGTCCATGTCTGAGTGGCTTTGTGATATTGGCGCTGATGTGGATGTGTTCTTTATCCACAGCGCTCGTAGCCCAAAAGATATCATCTTCCGTCAGAAATTAGAGTTGATGGCGGCTTTGCACCCCAACTTTAAGGCTGCTATTACCACCACTCGTCCAGAACTAGACCAAGCTTGGTGGGGTTATACCGGAAGACTTAATCAAGCCATGGTGCAACAGATGGCTCCTGATTTTCGCGATCGCATTGTTTATGTCTGTGGTCCGAATCCCTTTATGGCAGGGGTGAAAGCCATGCTAGCCGGTCTAGACTTCCCGATGGAGAACTACTATCAAGAGAGTTTTGGTGGCAAAAAGCTGTCAAAAAAGACAGCAACAGCAACAACTGCTGAAGCAGTCACAGGGGAAGGTCGTCCTAAACTGCAATTAGTCAAATCACCGTCAACCTCTCATGAACCAACTGTAGTCTTTGCTAAGTCTGGGAAAGAAGTCACCTGTGATGCAGAGGATGTGATCCTAGATGTCGCGGAACAATAA
- the psaK gene encoding photosystem I reaction center subunit PsaK: MTYSILLAAASAVPNTLEWSPTVGIIMIVCNVLAIAFGKATIQNPSEGPALPMPEFFGGMGLPALLATTSFGHILGLGTILGLANMGIL; this comes from the coding sequence TTGACTTACTCAATCTTGCTTGCTGCTGCATCTGCCGTTCCCAACACCCTGGAATGGAGTCCGACAGTCGGAATCATCATGATTGTCTGCAATGTGCTAGCGATTGCCTTCGGAAAAGCTACTATCCAGAATCCTAGCGAAGGTCCCGCCTTGCCTATGCCTGAGTTTTTCGGTGGCATGGGTCTTCCCGCCCTACTGGCAACCACCAGCTTCGGTCACATCCTAGGACTAGGCACTATCTTAGGATTGGCTAACATGGGGATTCTCTAG
- a CDS encoding FGGY-family carbohydrate kinase: MTVYLGIDFGTSGARAVVIDSVGTIFAETQYPFPIQAITIDTATHWQKVLFSLIEQIPQSIKGEINAIAINGTSATVLLCDRIGQPVDAPILYNDPRGVAVMEQLRTIAPPNHVVLSATSSLAKLLWWYDCTDLISNISAETNPLYFLHQADWLAFLFHGKLGISDYHNALKLGYNPENLCYPDWIKQLPVSSMLPKVLAPGTPVGVVTPEVAHGLGLSPDCLVCTGTTDSIAAFIASGAKQPGEAVTSLGSTLVLKLLSTTRVEDAKFGIYSHRLGNLWLTGGASNTGGAVLRHFFTDTELESLSSQIDPEQESPLDYYPLLRPGDRFPINDPDLPPRLEPKPDNSVEFLQGILESIARIEARGYRLLQQLGASPLTGVYTAGGGAKNPTWTRIRERQLMVPMLKSLHTAAAYGTALLAKQGYLLGDRV; encoded by the coding sequence ATGACTGTCTATCTAGGCATCGATTTCGGAACCTCTGGCGCACGGGCAGTAGTAATTGACTCTGTTGGTACTATCTTTGCCGAGACTCAATATCCCTTTCCAATCCAAGCCATCACCATCGATACCGCAACACACTGGCAGAAGGTATTATTTTCCCTGATTGAGCAAATTCCCCAGTCAATCAAGGGTGAGATTAATGCGATCGCAATTAATGGCACTTCCGCAACGGTTTTGTTATGCGATCGCATCGGTCAACCTGTAGATGCACCCATCCTTTACAACGATCCACGAGGAGTAGCTGTGATGGAACAACTTAGAACCATTGCTCCTCCCAACCATGTTGTTTTAAGTGCTACCTCCAGCCTTGCCAAACTTCTGTGGTGGTATGACTGTACAGATTTGATTAGCAATATCTCTGCTGAAACTAATCCCCTATACTTTCTCCATCAAGCAGACTGGTTAGCCTTTCTATTCCATGGCAAATTAGGCATTAGTGACTATCACAATGCCTTAAAGCTTGGTTATAATCCTGAAAATCTTTGCTATCCTGACTGGATCAAACAGCTACCGGTTTCATCCATGCTACCCAAGGTCTTGGCTCCCGGTACACCAGTTGGAGTTGTAACCCCTGAGGTAGCTCACGGCTTGGGATTATCACCAGATTGTCTAGTCTGTACAGGTACCACCGATAGTATTGCCGCATTTATCGCTAGTGGTGCCAAACAACCAGGTGAAGCGGTAACCTCCCTTGGGTCTACCTTGGTATTGAAACTATTGAGTACCACTCGTGTAGAAGACGCCAAATTTGGGATTTACAGTCATCGATTGGGAAATTTATGGCTTACCGGTGGCGCATCGAACACGGGTGGAGCAGTGCTACGCCACTTTTTCACTGACACAGAATTAGAAAGTCTCAGCTCTCAAATCGATCCCGAGCAAGAAAGTCCCCTGGATTATTATCCCTTACTTAGACCAGGCGATCGCTTTCCCATTAATGACCCTGATCTGCCCCCAAGATTGGAACCGAAACCCGATAATTCCGTGGAATTTCTCCAAGGAATCCTCGAAAGCATAGCCCGAATTGAAGCTAGGGGATATCGTTTGTTGCAACAGCTTGGAGCAAGTCCGTTAACCGGTGTCTATACAGCTGGTGGTGGTGCCAAAAATCCTACCTGGACAAGGATTCGAGAGCGTCAGCTCATGGTACCGATGTTGAAATCTCTTCACACAGCGGCTGCTTATGGTACAGCACTATTGGCCAAGCAGGGATACCTGTTAGGAGATAGGGTATAA
- the ovoA gene encoding 5-histidylcysteine sulfoxide synthase: protein METALTRNPNLDITTLLSPNLKGEKDATDPLIGPRPDWWWTGLRPTEVLHAMPIPNLATCTRHEVLDYFDNGWLMTEVLLSALQGERAFLDPPYHQLRHPLIFYLCHPAVLYINKLRLAGLIHESIDPYFEQLFETGVDEMSWDDMSKTEMDWPSVREVVEYRRSTYKIVRALIETLPALEDGHPPITMDNPAWALFLGFEHERIHIETSSVLLRELPLSVLRRPEPWPNLHPSAFTESQTVENELIAVSSKTVTLGKPWEEPCFGWDNEYGSRQVRVRSFQASRYLVTNGEFYEFVVAAGYQEPKYWTEEGWAWKQNRNTKWPTFWVADGPAGLHQYRLRTLFEVVDLPWSWPVAVNWYEAKAYCAWKTEQDNSPIPYRLLTESEHHCLGGGNEPVNLNLTWGSQTPVNALLPNEAGFYDVFGNVWHWCEDDFNPLEGFRVHRLYDDFSTPCFDGEHKMILGGSFISTGDEATRWARFHFRPHFFQHAGFRLVRSDDGDATCDAVLISSQSSGVKAYEGEKILAENLMLHYGSANEAMPYNFGPKDAVGFPQSIATLTLETAEHLGIKTNRALDVGCSVGGSTFELARGFESVLGIDLSVTFIEAAQTLRREGRLVYRRRDEGENTSQAEVCLPENLDRSRVTFRRADACALPPELVGFDVVLGANLICRLPSPRAFLSRLCGARGLVRSGGLLVLATPFTWDERFTPRDAWLGGHDGKASFATLQAELNRDFELLETQDMPFLIREHARKFQYVITLVSLWKRRDS from the coding sequence GTGGAGACTGCTTTAACCCGTAATCCAAATCTAGATATAACTACACTCTTGTCCCCTAACCTGAAGGGGGAGAAAGACGCCACAGATCCCCTGATTGGGCCGCGTCCAGATTGGTGGTGGACTGGGCTGCGACCTACAGAAGTCCTACATGCCATGCCGATCCCAAATCTAGCCACCTGCACGCGCCACGAGGTTCTGGACTATTTCGATAATGGCTGGCTGATGACCGAAGTTTTGTTGTCAGCACTACAGGGAGAACGGGCATTCCTCGACCCACCCTACCACCAACTTCGTCATCCTCTAATCTTCTATCTATGCCATCCAGCCGTGCTTTACATCAACAAGCTTCGGCTAGCTGGACTAATCCATGAGTCGATTGATCCATACTTCGAGCAATTGTTTGAAACTGGCGTTGACGAGATGTCCTGGGACGATATGTCCAAGACTGAAATGGATTGGCCGTCAGTCCGTGAAGTAGTGGAGTACAGACGGAGTACCTACAAGATTGTCCGAGCATTGATTGAAACCCTGCCCGCCCTGGAAGACGGCCATCCACCCATCACTATGGACAATCCCGCATGGGCACTATTCCTAGGATTTGAACACGAACGCATCCACATCGAAACTTCCAGTGTCTTGCTACGAGAGTTGCCACTGTCGGTTTTGCGTCGGCCAGAACCATGGCCAAACCTGCATCCTTCAGCATTTACAGAGAGTCAGACCGTTGAGAACGAGTTAATCGCCGTTTCCAGCAAGACCGTGACCTTGGGTAAGCCTTGGGAAGAACCCTGCTTTGGTTGGGACAACGAGTATGGTTCACGGCAGGTAAGGGTTCGGAGTTTTCAAGCCAGTCGATACTTAGTCACCAATGGTGAATTCTACGAGTTTGTTGTCGCTGCCGGATACCAGGAACCCAAATACTGGACAGAAGAGGGCTGGGCCTGGAAGCAAAATCGCAATACTAAATGGCCGACCTTCTGGGTGGCTGATGGGCCAGCAGGACTGCACCAGTATCGACTGCGCACGCTGTTTGAGGTGGTGGATCTACCTTGGTCTTGGCCGGTTGCTGTCAACTGGTATGAAGCGAAAGCCTACTGTGCCTGGAAGACTGAGCAGGATAACAGCCCCATCCCTTACAGACTTTTAACGGAATCCGAACATCATTGCTTGGGCGGGGGCAACGAGCCAGTTAATTTGAATCTAACTTGGGGATCTCAAACCCCAGTGAATGCTCTACTGCCTAACGAAGCTGGATTTTACGATGTCTTCGGCAATGTCTGGCATTGGTGTGAGGATGACTTCAATCCCTTGGAAGGGTTCCGGGTCCACCGGCTCTATGATGACTTTAGTACCCCTTGTTTCGACGGTGAACATAAGATGATTCTCGGCGGGTCTTTCATAAGTACTGGTGATGAAGCGACCCGGTGGGCAAGGTTTCACTTCCGGCCTCACTTCTTCCAGCACGCAGGATTTAGGCTAGTTCGATCTGATGATGGGGACGCCACCTGCGATGCGGTACTGATTAGTAGCCAAAGCAGTGGGGTTAAAGCCTATGAAGGTGAGAAAATTCTAGCAGAAAACCTGATGCTGCATTATGGGTCGGCTAATGAAGCAATGCCCTACAACTTCGGGCCGAAGGATGCGGTGGGATTTCCTCAAAGCATTGCCACACTAACCTTGGAGACAGCCGAACACCTGGGAATCAAGACCAATCGGGCTTTGGATGTTGGGTGCTCCGTTGGCGGCTCAACCTTCGAGCTGGCCAGGGGATTCGAGTCAGTGTTAGGGATCGACCTCAGTGTTACTTTTATTGAAGCTGCACAGACGCTACGTCGCGAAGGCAGACTGGTTTATCGTCGCCGCGATGAAGGGGAAAACACGAGCCAAGCTGAAGTTTGCTTGCCAGAAAACCTGGATCGCAGTCGGGTGACCTTCCGCCGTGCGGATGCCTGTGCGTTGCCCCCTGAACTCGTTGGGTTCGATGTGGTGTTAGGGGCTAATCTTATTTGTCGTCTACCGAGTCCTAGAGCATTTCTCAGTCGGTTGTGCGGCGCACGCGGGCTAGTAAGGTCAGGTGGACTACTGGTACTAGCAACACCGTTCACCTGGGATGAGCGTTTCACACCACGGGATGCTTGGCTGGGCGGGCATGATGGCAAGGCTTCCTTTGCTACATTACAAGCAGAGCTAAACCGAGATTTTGAATTGCTCGAAACACAGGATATGCCCTTCCTGATCCGGGAACACGCTCGTAAGTTCCAGTATGTTATCACCTTAGTCAGTTTGTGGAAACGGCGTGACAGTTAA
- the gltX gene encoding glutamate--tRNA ligase yields the protein MTVRVRIAPSPTGNLHIGTARTAVFNWLFARRHSGKFILRIEDTDQTRSREEYTQNIFDGLTWLGLEWDEGPFFQSQRLDLYSAAIQQLLDQGLAYRCYTTAEELEQLREAQKARKEAPRYDNRHRNLTPEQQAAFEAEGRKPVIRFMIDNDREIVWNDLVRGKVTWKGSDLGGDMVIARASQDNGIGQPLYNLAVVVDDIDMQITHVIRGEDHIANTAKQILLYEALGSVVPEFSHTPLILNHEGRKLSKRDGVTSIFDFKAMGFTPEAMVNYMTLLGWSPPDSTQEIFTLAQAAQKFGFERVNPAGAKFDWAKLDWINSQYVHQMSASELVDLLIPYWESAGYNCDPVENRPWLERLTAMIGPSLTRLPEAVDMTRMFFTESVEYTEQAVEQLKKAGASEVVQAILEQLGNYQPLSPEEAKQIINQVTKAQKVKKGLVMRSLRAALTGDVNGPDLIESWVLLHQRGFDQTRLKESLLQVA from the coding sequence GTGACAGTTAGAGTCCGTATTGCCCCAAGTCCAACCGGAAATTTACACATTGGTACCGCTAGAACCGCTGTATTTAACTGGCTATTTGCCCGTCGCCACAGCGGTAAGTTTATTCTGCGCATTGAAGACACCGATCAAACGCGATCGCGAGAGGAATATACCCAAAACATCTTTGATGGTTTAACTTGGCTGGGACTGGAATGGGACGAAGGACCATTCTTCCAATCCCAACGTCTTGACCTTTATAGTGCTGCTATTCAACAACTCTTAGACCAGGGATTGGCTTATCGCTGCTACACTACAGCTGAGGAACTAGAACAACTGCGGGAAGCTCAAAAGGCTAGAAAAGAAGCACCCCGCTATGACAATCGCCATCGCAATTTGACACCAGAACAACAAGCAGCATTTGAGGCGGAAGGGCGCAAGCCGGTGATCCGCTTTATGATTGATAATGACCGGGAGATTGTTTGGAATGATCTCGTCCGAGGTAAAGTCACCTGGAAAGGCAGTGACCTTGGAGGTGATATGGTCATTGCTAGGGCATCTCAAGATAATGGTATCGGTCAGCCTCTCTACAACCTAGCTGTGGTGGTGGATGACATTGATATGCAGATTACCCATGTCATTCGTGGTGAAGACCATATTGCTAATACTGCTAAACAGATTTTGCTCTATGAAGCCCTAGGGAGTGTAGTCCCAGAATTTTCCCATACACCTCTGATTCTTAACCATGAGGGACGGAAGCTATCCAAGCGCGATGGTGTAACCTCTATTTTTGACTTCAAAGCCATGGGCTTTACCCCTGAGGCGATGGTTAATTATATGACATTGCTGGGATGGTCTCCCCCTGACTCCACTCAGGAAATCTTTACTTTGGCTCAAGCCGCTCAAAAGTTCGGTTTTGAACGGGTGAACCCAGCTGGGGCAAAGTTTGACTGGGCTAAGCTGGATTGGATTAATAGTCAATATGTCCACCAGATGAGTGCATCTGAGTTAGTGGACTTGCTAATCCCCTACTGGGAAAGTGCTGGCTACAACTGTGATCCTGTGGAAAATCGCCCTTGGCTGGAACGGTTGACTGCTATGATTGGGCCAAGTTTGACTCGCTTGCCAGAAGCAGTAGATATGACTCGGATGTTCTTTACTGAGTCGGTTGAGTACACTGAGCAGGCAGTAGAGCAGCTCAAAAAAGCTGGTGCTAGTGAGGTGGTGCAAGCTATTCTTGAGCAACTCGGTAATTACCAACCGCTGAGTCCAGAGGAAGCTAAGCAGATTATTAACCAAGTCACAAAAGCGCAAAAGGTCAAGAAAGGATTGGTTATGCGATCGCTTCGTGCTGCACTAACTGGGGATGTCAATGGTCCTGATTTGATCGAATCCTGGGTACTGCTTCATCAGCGGGGGTTTGACCAAACTCGCTTGAAGGAGTCATTGCTTCAGGTAGCATGA
- a CDS encoding DUF6932 family protein, producing MTIPGFDEKGNLPPGIHWTTWLEFQERFGTNVTRLRQIKGLKKAMEQLKAAGCRTIYINGSFVTSKPRPNDYDACWDTEDVDVNYLLTHAPRLLNPIDRDAQKAIYKGEIFPSEQPVGIYEMNSLELFQKDRNKNAKGIIAIDVLRWEP from the coding sequence ATGACAATACCCGGTTTTGATGAAAAAGGAAACTTACCACCTGGCATACATTGGACTACATGGCTAGAATTTCAAGAGCGTTTTGGTACTAACGTAACGCGGTTACGCCAGATAAAAGGACTCAAAAAAGCAATGGAGCAATTAAAGGCAGCGGGATGTAGAACCATTTATATCAATGGCAGTTTTGTCACAAGTAAGCCCAGACCAAATGATTATGATGCATGTTGGGATACAGAAGATGTGGATGTAAATTATCTCCTTACTCATGCACCCAGATTACTCAATCCTATCGACCGCGATGCACAAAAAGCTATCTATAAAGGTGAGATTTTTCCTTCAGAGCAGCCAGTTGGCATTTACGAGATGAACTCCCTAGAATTATTTCAAAAGGATAGGAATAAAAACGCCAAAGGAATTATTGCTATAGATGTATTGAGGTGGGAACCATGA
- a CDS encoding TM0106 family RecB-like putative nuclease, translating into MLLTDALLLDYKRCRRRAFLDIYGDPTEQDPPSDFLLKLQQKSRDHKQQILATVPHHSPRYPRTDWHAAAQATLKLMQQGTEYISGGVLLMPTGDGVTLLCFPDLLVKQPGRSNFGDWIYVPTTIKLSKRPKPEYKILTAFRAQLLAAVQGQWPTTGSLILRNQKCYTVVIERWVPLMEQLLSECIETLLERQEPEVFISRQRCSLCCWYHSCYAIAKSVEHISLLPGVTPSRYQDLKALGVTTIESLATSTISELEPSFGSSVAFQLVQQAQSQVQKRVLLYPKHYFSILEYEQLERGNGNAKISADLPNQDSLPTASVELYFDIEAQPDLPLEYLLGVLVIDRRTETETFHNLFAEHSWQEGFIWLQFLDLVERYPDAPIFHFSKYEVDTVKRLATLYQTPRQIVRPLLDRFVDVHQIVIDTVTMPVESYSLKNLARCLGFEWRDPDMTGSQSVCLYDQWLKTGNHSILEMIQRYNEDDCRATYHLKEWLVNFLSNTLPNTINFQNLA; encoded by the coding sequence ATGCTGCTGACGGACGCATTACTTTTAGATTACAAACGCTGTCGGCGTCGGGCGTTTTTGGACATTTATGGAGATCCCACAGAGCAAGACCCACCCTCAGATTTTCTGCTGAAACTGCAACAGAAAAGCCGAGACCATAAACAACAGATTCTGGCTACTGTGCCCCACCACTCACCCCGCTACCCCAGAACAGATTGGCACGCTGCTGCACAGGCCACCTTGAAACTGATGCAACAAGGGACAGAGTACATTTCTGGAGGGGTACTGTTGATGCCAACTGGTGACGGGGTGACATTGCTATGTTTTCCTGATTTACTGGTCAAACAGCCGGGACGTTCTAATTTTGGTGATTGGATCTATGTTCCCACCACCATTAAGCTCAGCAAACGACCCAAGCCAGAGTATAAAATCCTTACTGCTTTTCGTGCTCAGCTGTTAGCAGCAGTACAAGGACAGTGGCCCACCACTGGCTCATTAATTTTGCGTAACCAAAAGTGCTACACCGTGGTAATAGAACGATGGGTGCCACTGATGGAACAACTGCTATCGGAATGTATTGAGACTCTATTGGAGCGACAAGAACCAGAGGTGTTCATTTCCCGTCAGCGGTGTAGTCTTTGCTGTTGGTATCACAGTTGTTATGCGATCGCTAAATCTGTGGAGCACATTTCCCTATTGCCTGGAGTAACACCCAGCCGCTATCAGGATTTGAAGGCTTTGGGAGTAACCACAATCGAATCCTTAGCCACGTCCACGATTAGTGAATTAGAGCCAAGCTTTGGTAGCTCAGTAGCTTTCCAGCTGGTGCAGCAAGCCCAATCTCAGGTACAAAAGCGGGTGCTGCTTTATCCCAAACACTACTTTAGTATACTTGAATACGAACAACTAGAGCGAGGGAATGGTAATGCCAAAATCTCGGCAGACCTCCCGAATCAAGACTCTTTACCGACAGCATCTGTTGAGCTTTATTTTGATATTGAAGCACAGCCTGATTTGCCCCTGGAGTATTTGTTAGGGGTGTTGGTGATTGATCGACGCACTGAAACTGAGACTTTCCATAACCTATTCGCAGAACATTCTTGGCAAGAAGGATTCATCTGGCTACAATTTCTAGACTTAGTTGAGCGTTATCCAGATGCCCCAATCTTCCATTTTTCCAAGTATGAAGTTGATACGGTCAAGCGCTTAGCAACCCTTTACCAAACTCCACGACAGATAGTTAGACCCCTGCTAGATCGTTTCGTGGATGTTCATCAAATAGTTATTGATACTGTCACCATGCCAGTGGAGAGTTATTCTCTGAAAAATCTGGCGAGATGCTTGGGCTTTGAGTGGCGGGATCCGGATATGACTGGCTCCCAATCTGTGTGTTTGTATGACCAGTGGTTAAAAACAGGCAATCACTCTATTCTCGAAATGATCCAGCGCTACAATGAAGATGATTGCCGCGCTACATATCACCTCAAGGAGTGGCTAGTAAACTTTTTGTCCAACACTTTGCCCAATACTATTAACTTTCAAAACTTAGCATGA